In one window of Qipengyuania profundimaris DNA:
- a CDS encoding CHRD domain-containing protein, whose product MKSIAATLAAISALVLGGCETVQQTYTEAISSTYEAELRGVNEVHAGDPDGSGTAEISFADELTRVCWDLNDLSGLGPITGAHIHRGAAGVDGPVVLPLKQATEGGWRGCSSDTSWVQRAFDEGLSNYYVNVHTAEYPKGAIRGQLRQ is encoded by the coding sequence ATGAAGTCCATCGCCGCAACCCTTGCTGCCATTTCCGCGCTCGTTCTGGGCGGCTGCGAAACGGTTCAGCAGACCTATACCGAGGCGATCTCGTCGACCTACGAAGCAGAGTTGCGCGGAGTAAACGAGGTGCACGCCGGCGACCCGGACGGATCGGGTACGGCGGAAATCAGCTTCGCCGACGAGTTGACGCGGGTTTGCTGGGATCTCAACGATCTTAGCGGGCTGGGTCCCATCACCGGCGCCCACATCCACCGCGGTGCCGCAGGCGTCGACGGGCCGGTCGTCCTGCCGCTCAAGCAGGCCACCGAGGGCGGCTGGCGCGGCTGCAGCAGTGACACGTCTTGGGTCCAACGCGCTTTCGACGAAGGCCTGTCGAACTATTACGTCAATGTCCACACGGCGGAATATCCCAAGGGCGCGATTCGCGGACAATTGCGCCAGTAA
- a CDS encoding endonuclease III domain-containing protein codes for MNGQLPLGPDPRTEALRRLQALLVQRFGRIERAAAEWREPEWVLVQGVIGARTKSEVSNEATDRMLKLWGSWEAVAAAPLDELQAELATQTYPNIAAERLKASLSALIERSGAVDLAHLADMETEAAMRWLEQLPGIGRKIAAGVMNASTLDRRAIVLDSHHTRILQRMGLVPPKASTDRAFAAIMPVMPEEWSAADFDEHHLLMKKLGQTWCRPSSPDCATCPAQALCETGRARIGA; via the coding sequence TTGAACGGCCAACTTCCCCTCGGCCCAGATCCGCGCACCGAAGCGCTGCGCCGCCTTCAGGCACTGCTGGTCCAGCGCTTCGGGCGGATCGAGCGGGCGGCGGCCGAATGGCGCGAGCCGGAATGGGTGCTGGTCCAAGGGGTGATAGGCGCGCGGACGAAGTCGGAGGTGTCCAATGAAGCTACCGATCGAATGCTGAAGCTGTGGGGTAGCTGGGAAGCTGTGGCCGCCGCGCCGCTGGACGAACTACAGGCCGAACTCGCCACGCAGACCTATCCCAACATTGCCGCCGAGCGGCTCAAGGCCAGCCTCTCGGCGCTGATCGAGCGGAGCGGCGCGGTCGATCTCGCGCACCTCGCCGATATGGAGACCGAGGCCGCGATGCGCTGGCTCGAACAGCTTCCCGGTATCGGCCGCAAGATCGCGGCAGGCGTGATGAATGCCAGCACGCTGGACCGGCGCGCGATCGTCCTCGACAGCCATCACACCCGCATCCTGCAACGCATGGGGTTGGTTCCGCCCAAGGCGAGCACCGACCGCGCCTTTGCGGCGATCATGCCGGTCATGCCGGAGGAATGGTCGGCCGCCGATTTCGACGAGCATCACCTGCTGATGAAAAAGCTCGGCCAGACCTGGTGCCGCCCGTCCTCCCCCGATTGTGCGACTTGCCCTGCGCAGGCCCTATGCGAGACCGGGCGGGCGCGGATAGGCGCGTGA
- a CDS encoding NRAMP family divalent metal transporter, with the protein MTRLGSILLWSAIAAAFIGPGTVTAAASAGAGPGMAVLWAIVFSGVATFTLQEFSGRLAIATGGDLAAVLRRRYPRGAARFLVLALVAGAVLLGCAAYEAGNILGGVAGAMLAIDLPRGVLTLALAIAAFALLLLGSPQRIAQAMAVFVALMGAGFLLVAASLAPTVSSVASGIVPDLSLLGQEAALLTILALVGTTVVPYNLFLGSALARGQTVGQMRLGLAIAVGLGVLITAAILVVGTALDGEFSFEALADTLAGQLGEWARTGLALGLLAAGLSSAVTAPLAAALTARGLFGSIDDPRWAAQGWRFRGVWAAVIVIGAGFGLADLRPGPAILAAQAFNGALLPLVALFLLAAMNDPDLQRGAANGPLANAVGLFVVGIACMLGLVALTRVFVSLSGAELPDPAILLPVTAVIGLLLGFAAIALRPTRTAP; encoded by the coding sequence ATGACAAGGCTCGGATCGATCCTCCTGTGGTCCGCGATCGCTGCGGCCTTCATCGGACCGGGTACGGTCACGGCTGCGGCGAGTGCGGGGGCGGGCCCCGGCATGGCGGTGCTGTGGGCGATCGTCTTTTCGGGCGTGGCGACATTCACACTGCAGGAATTCTCGGGACGGCTGGCGATCGCGACCGGGGGCGACCTCGCGGCGGTGCTGCGACGCCGCTATCCGCGCGGCGCTGCCCGCTTCCTCGTCCTAGCATTGGTGGCGGGTGCAGTGCTGCTCGGCTGTGCGGCGTATGAGGCGGGCAATATCCTCGGCGGGGTGGCGGGCGCGATGCTCGCCATCGACTTGCCCCGCGGCGTGCTGACGCTGGCGCTCGCCATTGCGGCGTTTGCGCTGCTCCTGCTGGGCTCGCCGCAACGGATCGCGCAGGCGATGGCGGTGTTCGTGGCGCTGATGGGAGCGGGCTTCCTGCTGGTTGCTGCGAGCCTTGCGCCGACCGTGTCTTCTGTCGCTAGCGGGATAGTGCCCGACCTCTCGCTTCTTGGCCAAGAGGCTGCGCTGCTCACCATCCTCGCCCTCGTCGGGACGACGGTGGTGCCTTACAATCTCTTTCTCGGCTCGGCGCTGGCGCGTGGGCAGACCGTCGGGCAGATGCGGCTCGGCCTCGCCATTGCCGTCGGGTTGGGCGTGCTGATTACGGCAGCGATCCTCGTGGTCGGGACGGCGCTCGACGGCGAATTCTCCTTCGAAGCGCTGGCCGATACGTTGGCCGGGCAACTGGGCGAATGGGCGCGCACCGGGCTCGCGCTGGGGCTGCTCGCCGCCGGTTTGTCCTCTGCAGTCACTGCACCGCTCGCCGCTGCGCTGACAGCGCGCGGTTTGTTCGGGAGTATCGACGATCCGCGCTGGGCGGCGCAGGGTTGGCGCTTCCGCGGCGTGTGGGCAGCGGTAATCGTTATCGGTGCGGGCTTCGGGCTGGCCGATCTAAGGCCCGGACCGGCCATTCTCGCGGCCCAGGCGTTCAATGGTGCGCTGCTGCCGTTGGTCGCGCTGTTCCTGCTGGCAGCAATGAACGATCCAGACTTGCAGCGCGGCGCGGCGAATGGCCCGCTCGCGAATGCAGTGGGGCTGTTCGTGGTAGGGATCGCCTGCATGCTGGGACTGGTGGCACTCACGCGCGTCTTCGTGTCGCTGAGCGGCGCGGAGCTGCCCGACCCGGCGATCCTGCTGCCGGTCACTGCGGTAATCGGTCTGCTGCTCGGCTTCGCGGCCATCGCCCTTCGTCCAACAAGAACTGCGCCGTGA
- a CDS encoding endonuclease III domain-containing protein translates to MSQTLNQSDVEIVYERLREAMPGRTPGAKGPKGQPDAFRSCVSCMLSAQSLDRNTAKAARELFVLAQTPEEMLALDERDIAEAIRPCGLYNMKARNIRAFCSALLEQHDGRVPDTREGLMALPGIGRKCADIVLSFTFGKDVIAVDTHVHRVCNRIGLTDAKTADKTAAQLEDRSPQWALHDGHFWLIQFGKRVCTARAPKCGSCPVSDLCLYYAATS, encoded by the coding sequence GTGAGCCAGACCCTCAATCAGTCCGACGTCGAGATAGTCTACGAACGGCTGCGCGAGGCCATGCCCGGCCGCACGCCGGGCGCAAAAGGCCCCAAAGGCCAGCCCGATGCCTTCCGCTCCTGCGTGTCCTGCATGCTCTCCGCGCAATCGCTCGACCGCAATACGGCGAAGGCGGCGCGGGAGTTATTTGTCTTGGCTCAGACGCCGGAAGAGATGCTCGCGCTGGACGAGCGTGACATCGCCGAGGCGATCCGGCCCTGCGGTCTCTACAACATGAAGGCGCGCAATATTCGCGCGTTTTGCAGCGCCCTGCTGGAGCAGCATGACGGACGCGTGCCCGATACACGCGAAGGGCTTATGGCCCTGCCAGGGATCGGTCGCAAATGCGCCGATATCGTGCTTAGCTTTACCTTCGGGAAAGACGTGATCGCGGTCGACACCCATGTGCACCGCGTGTGCAACCGGATCGGCCTCACCGACGCGAAAACTGCGGACAAGACCGCAGCCCAGCTGGAGGACCGCTCACCCCAATGGGCGCTGCATGACGGGCACTTCTGGCTGATCCAGTTCGGCAAGCGCGTGTGCACCGCCCGTGCGCCGAAATGCGGGAGCTGCCCGGTCTCGGACCTGTGCCTCTACTATGCGGCTACTAGCTGA
- the tldD gene encoding metalloprotease TldD, translated as MTDPNDPHALLYNQIDPQDAQALTARLLKPCDDGELYLQFMASETFAFDDGRLKTADYSRDSGFGLRGVSGETTGFAHANEISAAAISRAGETLQLLDATKAPHAAPPERTNRHLYTDASPLDLVPFAEKVALLEKIDAVARAKDPRVAQVSVGMSASWSAIDIIRADGFTARDIRPLVRLNVSVVTEQNGRRETGNFGFGGRYLYDRLFDEGQWIRAVDEAVRQALVNLDSVEAPAGETTVLLGPGWPGILLHEAVGHGLEGDFNRKGTSAFSGRIGERVAAPGVTVIDDGSIAERRGSLSIDDEGTPTRETVLIEDGILKGYMQDRLNARLMGVEPTGNGRRESYQHAPMPRMTNTFMQSGEDDPAELLSRVDDGIYATSFGGGQVDIVSGKFVFACTEAYKVEKGKIVAPIKGATLIGDGPSVLTRVTGIGDDMTLDEGIGMCGKGGQGVPAGVGQPTLLIDGLTVGGTA; from the coding sequence ATGACCGACCCCAACGATCCGCACGCCCTGCTCTACAACCAGATCGATCCGCAGGATGCGCAGGCCCTGACCGCGCGCCTGCTGAAGCCTTGCGACGATGGTGAGCTCTACCTGCAGTTCATGGCGTCGGAGACCTTCGCTTTCGACGACGGCAGGCTGAAGACGGCCGATTATTCGCGCGATTCGGGCTTCGGCCTGCGCGGTGTTTCGGGCGAAACGACCGGCTTTGCGCATGCCAACGAAATCAGCGCCGCGGCGATCTCGCGCGCAGGCGAGACGCTGCAATTGCTCGACGCGACCAAAGCGCCCCATGCCGCTCCGCCCGAGCGCACCAATCGCCATCTCTATACCGATGCCAGCCCGCTCGACCTCGTGCCGTTTGCGGAAAAGGTCGCGCTGCTGGAAAAGATCGACGCGGTCGCCCGCGCCAAGGACCCGCGCGTGGCGCAGGTCAGCGTGGGCATGTCGGCGAGCTGGAGCGCCATCGACATCATCCGCGCCGACGGCTTCACCGCGCGCGACATCCGTCCGCTGGTGCGCCTCAACGTATCGGTCGTCACCGAGCAGAACGGACGGCGCGAAACCGGCAACTTCGGCTTCGGCGGCCGCTATCTCTACGACCGGCTGTTCGACGAAGGCCAGTGGATACGCGCGGTGGACGAGGCGGTGCGCCAGGCGCTGGTCAATCTCGACAGCGTCGAGGCACCCGCGGGCGAGACGACCGTGCTGCTTGGGCCGGGCTGGCCCGGCATCCTGCTGCACGAAGCGGTCGGCCACGGGCTGGAGGGCGACTTCAACCGCAAGGGCACCAGCGCTTTTTCCGGCCGTATCGGCGAGCGTGTCGCCGCGCCGGGCGTCACCGTGATCGACGACGGCAGCATTGCGGAACGGCGGGGCTCGCTCAGCATCGACGACGAAGGCACGCCGACGCGCGAGACCGTGCTGATCGAAGACGGGATACTCAAGGGATACATGCAGGACCGACTCAACGCGCGGCTGATGGGCGTGGAGCCGACCGGCAACGGCCGCCGCGAAAGTTACCAGCACGCCCCGATGCCGCGCATGACCAACACCTTCATGCAGAGCGGTGAGGACGATCCCGCCGAGCTGCTGAGCCGGGTCGACGACGGCATCTATGCCACCAGCTTCGGCGGCGGCCAAGTCGATATCGTCTCCGGCAAATTCGTCTTCGCCTGTACCGAGGCCTACAAGGTCGAGAAAGGCAAGATCGTCGCCCCGATCAAGGGCGCGACGCTGATCGGCGACGGGCCGAGCGTGCTGACCCGCGTGACCGGCATCGGCGACGACATGACACTGGACGAAGGCATCGGCATGTGCGGCAAGGGCGGCCAGGGCGTACCCGCCGGCGTGGGCCAACCGACGCTGCTTATCGACGGCCTCACCGTGGGCGGAACGGCGTAG
- a CDS encoding zinc-finger domain-containing protein: MSLPPPEVSKVTTRRVWCDGATDIRSGERYKPIALGHPKVWLEIDEHGYVDCGYCDRRFVLEGGPADGVDQSTLMDISEGADPGHR, translated from the coding sequence ATGAGCCTGCCTCCTCCCGAAGTGTCCAAGGTCACCACGCGGCGCGTGTGGTGCGACGGTGCAACCGACATTCGCAGCGGCGAGCGGTACAAGCCGATCGCGCTCGGCCATCCGAAAGTGTGGCTGGAGATCGACGAGCACGGCTATGTCGATTGCGGCTATTGCGACCGGCGCTTCGTCCTCGAAGGCGGCCCGGCCGACGGGGTGGACCAATCGACGCTGATGGACATTTCCGAGGGTGCCGATCCGGGGCATCGCTGA
- a CDS encoding ABC transporter ATP-binding protein: MSTPPAIRIDNLVKEYASPGPGEPPKLALKGVSFDVPQGGIFGLLGPNGAGKSTLINILAGLVTKTEGSAEIWGFDIGENPRNAKRSIGIVPQEIVFDPFFTPFEVLENQGGFYGIPKSERRSEELLRAVHLWDKRDAYARTLSGGMKRRLLIAKAMVHSPPILVLDEPTAGVDVELRRQLWELVNELNAEGVTVVLTTHYLEEAEQLCDRIAIINHGELIAEKPTRELVGMAREKVVAVTVDKDLGGPIMEEAFVRAEVVQPRKLEITYDRDKASAGQVLSIVQSHGYAIEDVTTREADLEDVFVQLTGSG, encoded by the coding sequence ATGAGCACACCGCCCGCAATCCGCATCGACAATCTCGTCAAGGAATATGCCTCGCCGGGGCCGGGCGAGCCACCGAAGCTCGCCCTGAAGGGCGTGAGCTTCGATGTGCCGCAGGGCGGCATCTTCGGACTTCTGGGGCCGAACGGGGCGGGCAAGTCGACGCTGATCAATATCCTCGCAGGCCTCGTCACCAAGACCGAGGGCAGCGCGGAAATCTGGGGTTTCGACATCGGTGAGAACCCGCGCAATGCGAAGCGCAGCATCGGAATCGTCCCGCAGGAGATCGTCTTCGATCCCTTCTTCACGCCCTTCGAAGTGCTGGAGAACCAGGGCGGTTTTTACGGCATTCCGAAAAGCGAACGCCGCAGCGAGGAACTGCTGCGCGCGGTGCACCTCTGGGACAAGCGTGATGCCTATGCGCGGACTCTGTCGGGCGGGATGAAGCGCCGCCTGCTGATCGCCAAGGCCATGGTCCACTCGCCACCGATTCTCGTACTCGACGAGCCGACTGCCGGCGTGGATGTCGAGCTGCGCCGCCAGCTGTGGGAGCTGGTGAATGAACTCAATGCCGAAGGCGTAACGGTGGTGCTGACCACGCACTATCTCGAGGAAGCCGAGCAGCTCTGCGACCGTATCGCCATCATCAACCATGGCGAGCTGATCGCAGAGAAGCCGACCCGCGAACTGGTCGGCATGGCGCGCGAGAAAGTGGTCGCCGTCACGGTCGACAAGGACCTCGGCGGACCGATCATGGAAGAGGCCTTCGTGCGCGCCGAAGTCGTCCAGCCCCGCAAGCTGGAAATCACCTACGATCGCGACAAGGCGAGCGCGGGGCAGGTGCTATCGATCGTGCAGTCGCACGGCTATGCGATCGAGGATGTGACGACGCGCGAAGCCGATCTGGAGGACGTCTTCGTCCAGCTGACCGGCTCCGGCTGA
- the nadB gene encoding L-aspartate oxidase, which produces MTKPHDVLIIGSGAAGLTAALALAEHKKVMVLAKGTLESGSTAWAQGGIAAVLDAGDTFEDHIRDTMVAGAGLNDLETVEFVIERAPAAIDRLCELGVPFNREAMDEGGDLHLTREGGHSHRRIVHVDDATGWAVQAALLKAAEENPNITLLPGQSCIDLITGRNQVEYSGSGRVWGAYALDEASGEVVAHVARATVLAAGGAGRVYLFSTAPRGATGDGIAMAWRAGARVSNMEMMQFHPTCLYNLEVKNFLITEAVRGEGGRLVNPDTGERYMEKYDAERMELAPRDIVARANDDQIKRHGLDYVHLDISHQPPEFVKEHFPTIHEKLLGLGIDMTKGPIPVVPAQHYTCGGVKIGLDAKTDLPGLWAAGECTESGLHGANRLASNSLLECFVFGEAAAKDILECWDKLDDPPEILPWDESRVTDSDEEVVIKQNWTEIRRFMWNYVGIVRTTKRLERAANRIEMLRQEVEDYYGSFRVTTDLIELRNLLECAALIVKSALRRHESRGLHFILDYPETSSVARDTVLVP; this is translated from the coding sequence ATGACAAAACCCCACGACGTCCTCATCATCGGATCGGGCGCGGCCGGCCTGACAGCTGCGCTGGCGCTGGCGGAGCACAAGAAAGTGATGGTCCTCGCCAAGGGCACGCTCGAGAGCGGCTCGACTGCCTGGGCGCAGGGCGGGATTGCGGCGGTGCTCGATGCAGGCGACACGTTCGAGGATCACATCCGCGACACGATGGTGGCGGGCGCGGGGCTCAACGATCTCGAAACGGTCGAATTCGTCATCGAACGGGCACCGGCCGCCATCGACCGGCTGTGCGAGCTGGGCGTGCCGTTCAATCGCGAGGCGATGGACGAGGGCGGCGATCTCCACCTCACCCGCGAGGGCGGCCATTCGCACCGCCGAATCGTCCATGTCGACGACGCCACCGGCTGGGCGGTTCAGGCGGCCTTGCTGAAGGCAGCGGAGGAAAATCCGAACATCACCCTGTTGCCGGGGCAGAGCTGCATCGACCTGATCACCGGGCGCAACCAGGTAGAGTATTCGGGGTCCGGCCGCGTCTGGGGTGCCTATGCGCTGGACGAGGCAAGCGGCGAGGTCGTCGCCCATGTTGCGCGGGCCACCGTGCTGGCGGCTGGCGGGGCGGGCCGCGTCTACCTGTTCAGCACGGCGCCGCGCGGCGCGACGGGCGACGGCATTGCCATGGCCTGGCGGGCAGGGGCGCGCGTTTCCAACATGGAAATGATGCAGTTCCACCCGACCTGCCTCTACAACCTCGAGGTCAAGAATTTTTTGATCACCGAGGCGGTGCGCGGCGAGGGCGGGCGGCTGGTCAACCCGGACACGGGCGAGCGCTACATGGAAAAATACGATGCCGAGCGCATGGAACTCGCACCCCGCGATATCGTCGCCCGCGCCAACGACGACCAGATCAAGCGCCACGGCCTCGACTATGTCCATCTCGACATCAGCCACCAGCCGCCCGAGTTCGTGAAGGAACATTTCCCGACGATCCACGAAAAGCTGCTCGGCCTCGGAATCGACATGACCAAGGGGCCTATCCCGGTGGTGCCGGCACAGCACTACACCTGCGGCGGAGTAAAGATCGGCCTAGATGCCAAGACCGACCTGCCCGGCCTGTGGGCGGCGGGCGAATGCACCGAGAGCGGCCTCCACGGCGCCAATCGCCTCGCCTCCAACTCGTTGCTCGAATGCTTCGTGTTCGGCGAGGCGGCGGCCAAGGATATCCTCGAATGCTGGGACAAGCTCGACGATCCGCCGGAAATCCTGCCTTGGGACGAAAGCCGCGTGACCGATTCCGACGAGGAAGTGGTCATCAAGCAGAACTGGACCGAGATCCGCCGCTTCATGTGGAACTACGTCGGCATCGTACGCACCACCAAGCGGCTGGAGCGCGCCGCCAACCGGATCGAGATGCTGCGTCAGGAGGTCGAGGATTATTACGGCAGCTTCCGCGTCACGACCGATCTGATCGAACTGCGCAACCTGCTCGAATGCGCGGCCTTGATCGTAAAAAGCGCGCTGCGGCGACATGAGAGCCGAGGCCTGCATTTCATCCTCGACTACCCCGAAACGTCGTCCGTCGCACGTGATACGGTGCTTGTGCCCTGA
- a CDS encoding energy transducer TonB family protein, with product MKTLVHLTFAAAASAAMLATPVTAGQDDGIVVTSPAAMTEWKADMNAQLDRQMIRSDGYRNQAVLSAIVQIRFTLDEAGKPTNLQTLHHSGSRRAARVAKMAVRNLRGFDRAPVTGALDATYQANLVFARDPNEGTALKAELADLERARLAAGDGADVIMLGG from the coding sequence ATGAAGACTCTTGTACACCTGACTTTCGCCGCAGCCGCTTCGGCTGCCATGCTCGCCACCCCGGTTACTGCCGGGCAGGACGACGGCATCGTCGTGACCTCGCCCGCCGCCATGACCGAATGGAAAGCGGACATGAACGCCCAGCTCGACCGCCAGATGATCCGTTCGGACGGATACCGCAATCAGGCCGTGCTGAGCGCTATCGTGCAGATCCGTTTCACGCTCGATGAAGCGGGCAAGCCGACAAACCTTCAGACCCTTCACCATTCAGGGTCGCGGCGCGCTGCCCGCGTGGCGAAGATGGCCGTGCGCAATCTGCGCGGGTTCGACCGGGCTCCGGTAACCGGGGCACTGGACGCGACCTATCAGGCCAACCTCGTCTTCGCTCGTGATCCGAACGAAGGCACCGCGCTTAAGGCCGAATTGGCCGATCTCGAAAGAGCGCGCCTGGCTGCGGGTGACGGCGCCGATGTCATCATGCTCGGTGGCTGA
- a CDS encoding PilZ domain-containing protein — MDRRKEDRSPTRETIRATIAGVETLCTMRNLSQSGCMIEGDALPGNVGAPVTIQLTADLVVSGEVAWQLGQSMGIFFLQPIPLPVVRSFALDDWPLRSDWNVPSPSTSQ; from the coding sequence ATGGACCGCAGGAAAGAAGACCGCAGCCCGACGCGCGAGACCATTCGTGCAACCATCGCCGGCGTCGAGACCCTTTGCACGATGCGCAATCTCTCGCAGTCCGGCTGCATGATCGAGGGCGACGCCTTGCCCGGCAACGTCGGCGCGCCGGTGACCATCCAACTGACGGCCGACCTTGTCGTCTCCGGCGAAGTGGCATGGCAATTGGGCCAAAGCATGGGGATTTTCTTCCTCCAGCCAATCCCGCTGCCGGTGGTGCGCAGCTTTGCGCTCGACGACTGGCCGCTGCGTTCGGACTGGAACGTACCCAGCCCGTCGACATCGCAATAG
- a CDS encoding alpha/beta fold hydrolase, whose translation MPKAQANGIEIHYEEHGDSAADPMLLIMGFGAQLTLWPDELVEALAGHGFRVIRYDNRDIGLSEKFDGVKAPGILKMTLLTKLGFTPKVPYTLADMADDGVGLLDALEIDRAHIVGASMGGMIAQHVAARYSQRCKSLTSIFSTTGNPKLPAARPEALKALVARPKSMEEEALVDHGVMLARTIGSPGYPSDEERLRDRARASVQRSIYPEGPTRHLSAIVADGDRREMLKDISVPTLVMHGEDDPLVPVEGGRDTAAAIPGAKLKTIPGWGHDLPLELVDEVAEAIASHARATA comes from the coding sequence ATGCCCAAGGCACAGGCGAACGGGATCGAAATCCATTACGAGGAGCATGGGGATTCGGCCGCCGATCCGATGCTGCTGATCATGGGGTTCGGCGCGCAGCTGACGCTGTGGCCCGACGAGCTGGTCGAAGCGCTGGCCGGGCATGGCTTCCGCGTCATCCGGTACGACAATCGCGACATCGGGCTGAGTGAAAAGTTCGACGGGGTGAAGGCGCCCGGCATCCTCAAGATGACGCTGCTGACCAAGCTCGGCTTCACCCCCAAGGTGCCCTATACGCTGGCAGATATGGCGGACGACGGGGTCGGCCTGCTCGATGCGCTGGAGATCGACCGCGCGCATATCGTGGGCGCCAGCATGGGTGGGATGATCGCGCAGCATGTCGCCGCGCGCTATTCGCAGCGCTGCAAGTCGCTTACTTCGATCTTCTCGACCACCGGCAATCCCAAGCTGCCTGCCGCCAGGCCCGAAGCTTTGAAAGCGCTCGTGGCGCGGCCCAAGAGCATGGAGGAAGAGGCGCTGGTGGATCACGGGGTGATGCTCGCCCGCACCATCGGTTCGCCCGGATACCCATCCGACGAAGAGCGCCTGCGGGACCGTGCGCGGGCGAGCGTACAGCGCAGCATCTATCCCGAAGGGCCGACCCGCCATCTCTCGGCGATCGTCGCAGATGGCGACCGCCGCGAGATGCTCAAGGATATCTCCGTCCCCACCCTCGTCATGCATGGCGAGGACGATCCACTCGTCCCGGTCGAGGGCGGGCGCGATACCGCCGCAGCGATCCCCGGCGCAAAGCTTAAGACCATTCCGGGATGGGGTCACGACCTGCCGCTGGAATTGGTCGACGAGGTGGCGGAGGCCATTGCGTCCCACGCCCGTGCCACCGCTTAG
- a CDS encoding energy transducer TonB family protein: MNKLSIFAMSVAVTASLLATPLASQEIVVSPTSPSEFVDNVQKDLDRHLRQIRVSPQSAPSGAASVRFTAGVDGRPENVTIYRKSGSSQVDRASRRAVSRLSSLSPLPRGSANGQVIQANIIFANNEKQAERLSRQLAREESRRLASSPAERSVLALTVGGPPVS, translated from the coding sequence ATGAATAAGCTTTCCATTTTCGCCATGTCCGTTGCCGTCACGGCATCGCTGCTCGCCACGCCGTTGGCGTCGCAGGAGATCGTCGTGTCTCCTACCTCGCCCAGCGAGTTCGTGGATAATGTGCAGAAAGATCTGGACCGGCACCTCCGACAGATACGCGTTTCACCCCAATCGGCTCCAAGCGGTGCTGCGAGTGTGCGCTTCACCGCCGGTGTCGACGGACGCCCGGAAAACGTGACGATCTATCGCAAGTCCGGCTCCTCCCAGGTGGACCGAGCGAGCCGACGCGCAGTCTCGCGACTTAGCAGCCTTTCACCATTGCCGCGAGGCAGTGCGAACGGCCAGGTCATTCAGGCGAACATCATTTTCGCCAATAACGAGAAGCAAGCCGAGCGGCTCTCGCGCCAATTGGCGCGCGAAGAAAGTCGTCGGCTCGCGTCGTCCCCGGCGGAGCGCAGCGTCCTCGCGCTGACGGTCGGCGGTCCCCCCGTCTCCTAA